A stretch of DNA from Glycine max cultivar Williams 82 chromosome 18, Glycine_max_v4.0, whole genome shotgun sequence:
ACAACCTTAATTTACAAGTCACAATGTTAAGATTTTTTCTACTCATTGATTGCaagcaaggttttaaatattgGTGGCGTTTTGTTAATATCAAACATCTTAACAAACAAACATCGTGACAAATTGCGGATAAATGCAGTTGATGTAATCGTGAACAGTTAAAACAACCTTGATGATGCTGTCTAAATCACGGTGGCAGGTGATTTTCCAAAACATTGTTGCAAGGATGATTTTGTCAACAGTGTCAAGAATTTGAGATGAAATTACTATCAcagtttatttataatttaaaatctagTCACCGGAAATTACAGACAAAACATACTATTATCTATGAGGTCTCTCTTAATCTCATTgtcttattaattataaaatttgttgtacaaaaatgacattttatgcAGGTTACGATGGTGCCAAGGTTGATGTGTGGTCATGCGGCGTCGTTCTGTTCGTGCTCGCCGCGGGATACTTACCGTTCAACGACCCGAATTTGATGGTAATGTATAAGAAAATTTACAAAGGCGAGTTCCGGTGTCCGCGGTGGATGTCGCCGGAGCTCCGGCGATTCTTATCGAAGTTGCTCGACACGAACCCAGAAACGAGGATCACGGTTGATGGCATGACGCGGGACCCGTGGTTCAAAAAAGGGtacaaagaattaaaatttcacgAAGAGGATTACCATGCAACCGGGTCGGGTTCGTTTTTCGGGCCGAAGGACGAGAGGGTGGTGGATTTGAACGCTTTTGATTTGATATGTTTTTCTTCGGGGTTGGATTTGTCGGGGATGTTTGGCGGGGAGTGGGGGGAGAGGTTGGTGACGCGGGAGCCGCCGGAGAGGGTTTTGGAGGCGGCGGAGGATGCGGGGGCGGCGGCGGGGATGGCGGTGCGGTGGAAGAAGGAGTGTGGGGTGGAGTTGGAAGGGATGAATGGGAGGTTTGGGATTGGGGTGGAGGTTTACCGGCTCACGGCGGAGCTCGCGGTGGTGGAGGTAAGGAAGAGGGGCGGCGACGCCGTGGCCGCGGCAGTGAGGGGTGTGTGGGAGGAGAGGTTGAAGCCTTTGTTGCTTGGGGGTGCAACCACGTCGTATAGTAGTGAGgaggaacaacaacaacaacatcaagaagaagaagaacaacaagAACTTGAGTCGCAGGTTGCCGGTGACTGAAGTCAAAGGAAATTTGAATGGCTTGGGTTAAATCCAAAAGAAAGTCAAAATGtacaaaagttaaaagaaaaaatggaaattgGTGGGGGCACGGTGTTTATGTTGCATAATAGATGGATGGAAGTTGGAAGGTAGTgattatgtattattttatgtttttttggtttttgtatattattgaataaaaaaggggtgtattattttgtttttttttgagGGATTGTGAGAGAGGAAGTTGCTGCGGGGAATTGAATTTACTCcttattattattcttcttaCAAAACATTATGTGTATATTGAATATAAGTGATGGAAAGCCTTCTCCACATTATGGGATGGGAGCATGGTTAGACTTTGTACTTTTACATGGTGAGGACTATGGTTCCTcgtataattttgttttgtagtaTTTCAGTGTGTTTTTGCCTTTGCTTTATGCATGATGGTGAGGACTG
This window harbors:
- the LOC100799169 gene encoding CBL-interacting serine/threonine-protein kinase 11; the protein is MPEIDQAAAAAEETALFGKYELGRVLGCGAFAKVHYARNVQTGQSVAVKIINKKKLAGTGLVGNVKREITIMSKLHHPYIVRLHEVLATKTKIFFIMDFVRGGELFAKISKGRFAEDLSRKYFHQLISAVGYCHSRGVFHRDLKPENLLLDENGDLRVSDFGLSAVRDQIRPDGLLHTLCGTPAYVAPEILGKKGYDGAKVDVWSCGVVLFVLAAGYLPFNDPNLMVMYKKIYKGEFRCPRWMSPELRRFLSKLLDTNPETRITVDGMTRDPWFKKGYKELKFHEEDYHATGSGSFFGPKDERVVDLNAFDLICFSSGLDLSGMFGGEWGERLVTREPPERVLEAAEDAGAAAGMAVRWKKECGVELEGMNGRFGIGVEVYRLTAELAVVEVRKRGGDAVAAAVRGVWEERLKPLLLGGATTSYSSEEEQQQQHQEEEEQQELESQVAGD